From Loxodonta africana isolate mLoxAfr1 chromosome 16, mLoxAfr1.hap2, whole genome shotgun sequence:
cactttGTTCTGGTTACAAAAGAAGTATGTGCCTGCCCGTCCAAGAAAATACAGCCCCCAATGTGTGTCATTAACGTTAGCAGTACGCCGCTGGAAATTTTCTTAAGATTACGGTTATACACGCACTTTGACTTAGCAATACTGCATGTAGGTGTCTGGCCTAAGGGAATAGACAAGCACACACAGATTCAGATGTGTGGAAAGATGTTCCCTGTGGTTTATACTAGCAGAAGTTCCGAGGCAATCTACATGACGTCCCTCAGTGGGTACCGGTTAAGTTAGTTAAGATAAACCCCCCTGTGGAATATGATGTAGTcattataaagaaagaaagaggccGTGAGGGGGCATGGATGTGTGTAGCAGATGGTGAGCTGAACCAAcaggattcaaatcccagctcagccACTCCACAGTgtggtgactttgggcaagttatttaacgcCTCAGGGTCTGCACACCTGTAAAGCAAGGAGGAAAATTGtgatgttgtgagaattaaatgatgcATAGAAAGTGCACATTACATAGCCTGGCACGTAGAAACTGTTTGATAAACGCtatcaacttctgtttatcatcAAGTAAATCACAGTTACGGACCGATATATGTATTGTACAGTCCTGTTTATGTTTTAATACACGTGAGTGTGTTCAGAGACTTAATAAAGTCAGAGGAGACAGTGGCTATCTCTGCAGAGTAAGATTCTGGGGAGGTCTTGGCTCTCTGTTTGATCTAGGTCTGGTTTATTTCCTATAATGGACAAGAACTATGTTTTTATTTATGGGGAGGAGGAAATCACTGATAATTCAACCCTCATCACCAgacttttggttttggtaaaatGACGCCATTGGCCAGGTGGGTGCCCTGGGTTACACTGTGTCCTTGTCTCACACTCCAGCAATGGAGCTGGCCCAGGTGGGCAGCACAGTGGAGTCCAAGATCTACGACACGCTCCAGTGGCAGGTATggagctggggtgggggcagcaTGGGTGGGTAGAACAGGGCACGGGCTGCTAGGTGTCACTGTCCTTAACCATTACCTTCCTCCCCAGATCTGGACCCTCCTGCCTGGGTTCTGCACGAGGCCCACAGATGTGGCCACCTCCTTCAAAGGGCTGGCACGGACGCTGGGCACGGCCATCAGTGAGCGTCCAGACCTGAGGGTCACGGTGTGCCAGGCCCTGCGCACCCTCATCACCAAGGGCTGTGAGGCAGGTACGTGTGGGCTCGGGGTGAGAGGGCAGGTGACTGGGATGACATGGGTAACCCTGCCCTCCACCTCCTGGCCTGGTATTTAAAAATACCACTGGTCACTGCTAGGCAGAGCCAAAGAAATTAGCCTCTTGATTTCATCCTTTGCAAGGACTCGAGGAGTTAGTAGGGGGCTGAAAACTGCCCCGGCTCTCTTCTTTGCTCCCAGTGTACTGACAGTTGCTGTGGATTTATTCCGTGATGTTGAAGGCTTTATTGTGCGGCTAGCAGAGTGCTGGCCCCAGGACAGGAGCCGTGGAGGAGCGTAGACCACTGTGGCACCTCGTTCTCTGTGCCCTGACCTCAGCCTCTCCTGTCAGTGGGAAACATAAAACCAGGGCCCCCAGGCCCTGCCACAGGGTTCCTCAAAAAGATGCCCATAGGCTGCAGCCTGGTGACCTTTGGCGGGGACAGCTCCAGCCCCTTTCATGCAAACTGTGGTCCTTCTGCCAGAGGCTGACCGAGCCGAAGTGAGCCGCTTTGCCAAGAACTTTCTGCCAATCCTCTTTAACCTGTACGGGCAACCTGTTGCCACTGGGGACACCCCAGCCCCTCGCCGGGCCGTGCTTGAAACCATCAAAACTTACCTCACCATAACCGAGCCTCAGGTGAGCTGGTGGAGGGGTGGAGGAATGCTCTCAGGTGGGCGAGTGTTGGGTTAGGCATGTTGGAAAGGCTGAGAACTTACCACCGGGGCTCGTTTTGAGTTTCTGCCACATGGAGGACAGGAGACCAGATACCAGTGGTCGTGGCTTGGGCTGGGCTGGCGGCTTCTAAGTATCAATGGCAGGGAAAGGTCAGACAACTCTGGGACCTGCTCCTGCTTCTCTGTGTATCTCTCTTCCCCAACACCCCTTCCTTCTCATCCCCTTGGGGTTGCCAGTTGGTGAATGGTTTCCTGGAAAAAGCCAGTGAGAAGGTGCTCGACCCTGCCAGCTCTGACTTCACCAGGTAACGTGCTCCAAGCTTCCCCACTTGAGTTGGGGCAGCCCAGGGGGCTAGAGGTGTGCCTGGCAGAAGCCCTGTGGCTTTTTTCTGGAATTATTTGGGAAAGTCTTGAGATATTGAATGTTACAGCTCTACCATGAGGCTTGACTGACTTCTTTCTCCTGGAGAGGCATATAGCCTACTGGGGAGGAATGAGGACCCTGGAGACATGGtgcccaggttcaaatcccagctccaccacttactggctgtgtgaccttggacaagttacttacccACTCTGCCTCTGTGTCTTCATTTGTAACATGGGCATGATAGCTGTACCtgacttatagggttgctgtgagaattGAAACAACTTATAAAGCACCTTGAGCAGCGCGTGGTACATTATAATTGCTCAGTTAGTACCAGCTGGCACTATCGTTCACAGGCTTCTTAGGGGCCTCTTGTCCTCCTCATGCTGACTTCGACCACCCCCTTACCAGAAGACTGGAGACCACTGACAGTCTCTGCCCTTCTCCAGCGCCCTACAACCCGTTCCTTGTCTCCTGCCCCTGAGCAGATTGTCTGTCCTGGACCTGGTCGTGGCCTTGGCTCCTCATGCTGATGAAGCTGCAATCAGCAAGCTGTATTCCACCATCCAGCCCTACCTAGAGGTGAGCTGGGAGGCCCAGAGTCCCAGTGACCACCCCTGGAGGGAGATGGGGCTTCCTGGGAAGGTGgggcctgccttctcatcttcatcCTCTGCTGTTGCCCCAGACCAGGCCCCTGTCTGCTTTCTGGAGTGGCTTCTCCTTGCACCTGTCTGGCCTGTCTATCACGTAGGTGCCGGGGCGACTGAACTACACAGCTGAGCTCAGGCCTCACCTGCAAAGGCTTCTTATGTAGAACGGAAGCCAGGCTCCTTTGGTGGGCTCTCTGACTAGGCCCATCCAAGACTGGCCTGATCTTTACCCACCTCTGCCACTCCTGCCGCATTAGGCTGCTTTTAAGAGTCTCAGATATAGCAGGCCCCTCTGTGCCTTTCCACATGCTAGGCCCTCTGCTTGAAATGCTCGCCCTGCCCACTGCAGCCAACCACTATGCAAGCACAGCTCCGTGGGGGTCTCCTGAAAGCCTTCACCCTGAGGCTGATTAATAATCAGTTACCAAGCAGCATGAGAAGCGCTCTGGGGGGACCATGCAGGCGAACCCACAAGTCCAGGACGGGGCTACCTAACCTCAGGAAAGGCACCTGGGGGTAAGAGCTACATTGAAACAGTAGGAAGTCAGCCAGGCGAAGGAGGGGTGAGAAGAGTGCTCCAGCTGGAaagagcaggtgcaaaggccctgtgcgTTCCAGGCCCAGGGCATTCATGCTGCTGGGCGTGTGCTGCTTGGAGTGGGCGAGTGCAGTGCTTGGAGGCCATGCAGGGCTCACTCGCTGCAGTGCCCCCAGTGCCTGGAACAGGAGTTAGTTTCTCTGTCCATGTTCCACTGGCCTCATCAGACTCGTGAGCCCTGGGAGGGCAGGGCCAGATTCTTCTCTGAATCCCCTCCAGGGCTGGCCACAGTCATGGTGGATGCTCAGAAAATGTTTCTGTAAATGTTAGTGAACGGAGTGGGGGTGGATGGTGCTGTCCCTGCCCCCTCCCTACCCACCCCTGACTGCTGTGCTACCTCCCAGAGCAAGGCGCACGGGGTGCAGAAGAAGGCTTACCGCGTGCTGGAGGAAGTGTGTGCCAGCCCCCAGGGCCCTGGGGCCCGCTTCGTGCAGAGCCACCTGGACGACCTGAAGAAGACCCTTTTGGACTCTCTGCGGAGCACGTCCTCGCCAGCCAAGAGGGTGGGGCTCTGGGCAGCCTGCTCTGcccagggagggagggcaggcaaCGCCAGGAGAGGAGCCATGGGGGGTTGGCACGGAGGGGTCCTGACTGTTGTCGCCCTGCCCCGCAGCCCCGTTTGAAGTGCCTGATACACATTGTGAGGAAACTCTCGGCGGAGCATGAGGAGTTCATTGCTGCCCTTGTTCCAGAGGTGAGGGGCGCAGGAGGGAGTATTGGTGTGTTTTGGgctttccctggagtgtggctcCTGAGGGCCAGGGGAGGGCAGGACGGGGGGTGGAGAGGGGATTGATTCTCTGCGCTGGAACCATGGGTACCCttacctggccttgttctgccttGGACAGCAGGCCCGGAGTGGGTGGGTTCTGGGAGGCATGCTCACAGGCTATCTGGGCCAGGTGATCCTGTGCACCAAGGAGGTGTCAGTGGGGGCCCGGAAGAACGCCTTCGCTCTGCTGGTGGAGATGGGCCGTGCCTTCCTTCGGTTTGGCTCGAATCAGGAAGGTGAGGCCCAAGTGATTGGGGCTGAGGGAGGAAGGTCTGTTCTTGGCCAGGTGGGGGTAAGCACCCCTCAGAGTCACTGGTCAAAGAGAAAAAGTGGGGCAAGCTCCCTGGTCCTGGAGTTGGGAAGGCTGCTCCTCTGTGGCCCAGGATCCCCTCCTGGGGGGGCCCAGGATGGCGCATGCGGGTGAGCTTTGTTCTGATGTGACACCGTCCTGGTCTCTGCCCCCCAGAGGCCCTGCAGCGCTACCTCGTCCTGATCTACCCTGGTCTCGTGGGCGCTGTGACCATGGTCAGCTGCAGCATCCTGGCCCTGACTCACCTCCTTTTTGAGTTTAAAGGTAAATGCTTCCTTCCTTGAAGGCCTGGGAAACCCTCAGGGTAGGAAACGGCCTGAAAGGTCAGGACAGGATAacctccagactgggaaaaggccACAGGAAGCAGGAAGAAGAGCTGGACCCAAGGCTATCTGCTTCCTATAGTCTCTGTCTTCCTGCCCTTTCTGGCCAGGTTGAGGCACACCCTTCAGCCCCACTGTGCAAAGCAGCCATGCAGGTTAGCTGCCCTGCCTCCTACATCAGGACCATAGGCTAACTAAGTCGGATGCCTGGATTTTAGTCCTGGTTTTGCCTCTCACCAATGGTGTGAGACAGTGagcaagtttttcttttttttctaattataaaaatatgtataaatacaCATATGTACGCATACAAGTatatatagaaaatggaatattttCTTAGAACCTCCatttcttatctctaaaatgggggAGAAAAATGGCACCTACCTCATAAGGTGGTTAAAGGATGAAAGGAGCTACCCCATGGGAAGTGATAAGAACTGTGCTAAGGATCTGGGAAGTCCCCAGAATGTTAGCTCCTACTGTTTGGCCTGGCAGGGGGAGGTGATAGCTGCTACTTCCCAAGAGGGGGTGTTGGTCTGGGTGGCGGCTCTGACAGTGGCCTTCTTTCCACCCTAGGCCTGATGGGAACCAGCATGGTGGAGCAGTTGCTGAAGAATGTGTGCCTGCTCCTGGCCTCTCGCACCCGCGATGTCGTCAAATCTGCGCTGGGCTTCATCAAGGTGGTGGTGGTCATCATGGATGTAGCGCACCTGGCCAAGCATGTGCAGCTGGTGGTGAGTGTCCCCTCCTCTCAGTGGCCAGACGGCCTCCTGGCTGCCAACCCAGCAAGTCCCAACATTTTCAGTTTTTTAGCCACAGACTACTTTGTGCAACAGAAGGTGGTACGGAAGCCCTGGAAGGGGTGCTGGTGAGGCGAGGTGGGGTGCGATGCCCAGGCTGCCTCTCACTACCCCCATGGCCCCTCCAGGGAACCAAAGACTAGTGAGCAGGGCCAACCCTTGTTTTGCAGATGGGGAGCAGAGGCCCACAGAGGCAGGGAGTCCCTTTGGTCACTGCTGGTCAGAAGCAGTGCTGGGACCAGAACCCAAGGCTCAGGGCTCTTCTTCTGCAGGGACCcccttcttgcctttttttttgcgTCTTGCCTTTTGACCTTCCTGGTTCGAGGAGGCTCCTCCGGACACCCCCTGCTTAGGCTACAGAAAGGTCAGAAGAGCCCTTTGGTATTAGGTCCATGGCCCCCTCCTACCCAAGGGGAGCCTGACCCAGGGGCATCATGCTCTCAGCAAGCTGAGACTACCCTCCAAACCCTCAGTTACCCATTTCCAGCTGGACTGAGTCCCATCAGACCTCCAAGTCCCTCTTGCATATCTCTTTGAGGCTGGCCCTAGGTCACGGCAGGAAGCAGCAGGTGAGAGTCAGGATAGCCTGCCCCTGCCCCCCAGAGCCTGCAGCCTAACTGGGAACCAAAGACAGGTCAGAGCCGTGATCTGCAGTGGGGATGGTAGAATTGATAAAGAGCCCTTCAAGAATAGGAGAGAGAAGCCCTATCCCCCAACCCCACTGAGAGACACTGCAAATAACAAGATCTGTTACAGATGATCCAGACCAGGCAGGATGAAGGTTTGAGAGCAGCCAACCAGAGAATAAGGCAGTGTAATAGAAGGGAAGCATGGAACCGAGAAGGAGGAGGCTGGGCGTGACCTGGCCTAGACtcctgcctctgccactgggGCCACGTAGTGGCCACTtatccctctgtgcctcagtttcctcatctgtaatctGGGGATGAGAATGGCATCTGCCTCGTTGGGTTGTTCTTGATCCAGTGAGATCATGCATGTAAAGACTCTTCCAACGATCCTGAAGCTGTAATCTTGGTGGGGTGGTGGAGGGTTGTGTCATGAAGGAGGGTTTAGGGGGAAGATGGGGTGCTGCCCAGGTTATGGAAGGGTGATTGCACTGAGGGGTGGGCCAGGAGCAGGGCCCGGTTGCCCTGACCCAGGTATGGTCGGCACTGAGTGGGCAGGTGGGGGAGAAGGCTCACCCTCCTGACGATGGTGTGGTCAGCactgagtgggtgggtgggggagaaGGCTCGCCACCCTGGCCCCAGTTTGGATGGCACTGAGTGGGCGGGTCGGGGAGAAGGCTCACCGGCCTGGCCCGGCTCTGGTCGGCACTGAGTGGGTAGGTGGGGGAGAAGGCTCGCCACCCTGGCCCCGGTTTGGACACCactgagtgggtgggtgggtgggtggatgggggaGAAGGCTCACCGCCCTGGCCCGGGTCTGGTCAGCactgagtgggtgggtgggggagaaGCCTCGCCACCCTGGCCCCGGTTTGGATGGCACTGAGTAGGCGGGTGGGGGAGAAGGCTCACCGCCCTGGCCAGGGTCTAGTCGGCactgagtgggtgggtggggggaaggCCCACCCCCCTGGCCCCAGTCTGGATGGCactgagtgggtgggtggggagaACGCTCACCCACCTGGCCCCAGTGTGGATGGCACTGAGTGGGCAGGTAGGGGAGAAGGCTCGCCCCCCTGAGACCTGTGCTTGGCCTGGCAGATGGAAGCCATTGGGAAACTTTCAGACGACATGCGGCGGCACTTCCGTATGAAGCTTCGGAACCTGTTCACCAAGTTCATGCGCAAGTTTGGGTCTGTGCACTGAATAGCAGAGGAGTGGAGGGGTTTTCCGTCCCAGCAGGGTCCTGCAGAGAAGGGATCAGCCTGGGTGACAGGTCCCTCCCCTGTGACCTCTTGCTCTGGGTACTGCTCTCTGGCCAGGGCCCCTCACTGCCCTTCTTTGCCACCGTCAGATTTGAGCTAGTGAAGGGGCTGCTGCCTGAAGAGTACCATAAAGTCCTGGTAAACATCCGGAAAGCTGAGGCCCGGGCAAAGAGGCAACGTAACCTGAACCAGGCTGCTATGGAGGACGAGGAGGAAGATGAAGAGGCGGAGCCCACCCAGGGCAAAGGTGACAGGTGAGACCCACGGCAGGGCTTATGGCAACCTGGCCTCCCCCATCCTGGAGCCTGCTCAGGCAGTGCCCAGCAGGGCCCTGCAGAGAAGGGGCCAGGCTGGGTGACCAGATCCCTCCCCTGTGACCTCCTACCCGTGTCCCTCCTGGGAGCACTCTGACTTGGGGCGTCTCTGTCCTCAGCATCGAGGAGATTCTGGCTGACTCGGAGGATGAGGACGATGACGAGAAACAGGAAAGGAGCCGGGGCAAGGAGCAGCGGAAGCTGGCACGACAGAGGAGCAGAGCATGGCTGAAGGAGGGTGGTGGGGACGAGCCCCTCAACTTCCTAGACCCCAAGGTGGCCCAGCGAGTCCTAGGTAAGCAGAGTGCTGGCCTGTCAGCTCTGAGAACAGGCATGACTTGTGCCAGATTCTTGGGGGAAGCAGATGAGGGGCTTTCGTGGCAGGCCAGTGGGCACCCCTCACACACTGTACACTGTCCCAGGACACAGATTGGGCTTGTTGGTCATGATAAGGGTGTGCGTGGGCTGGGTGGGCCCTCCACCTCCTCACCCCACACTTTGCTGCTTCAGCCACTCAGCCCGGGCCAGGCCGGGGCAAGAGGAAGGACCACGGCTTCAAGGTGAGCGCCGACGGCCGGCTGATCATCCGGGAGGGGGACGATGGCGACCAGGTGGAGGAAGAGGACGGCAATAAAGGTGGGGCCGCCTGTCCATCCTGGCCTGCGCTGCTTCTGGCCTGGCCAGGCCTGCACTTGTTCATTCATTTcctctttcattcatttattcatttactcagtGACCATTTGTTGGGGAAACAAAGGTGAAGACTGATATAAGGAGCTTCTAAGGCGACTTTCTCAAACTTCTTGAGTTTCTCAAACTTCTATGACCACACTAAGAAATCTGTTATGTTGCAACCCAGCCATTTAAACAGCGCATGTGTCATGCAAGCAAAATGTTCACAAAACAGTACTTCCTCTTACCATGTGTGATGTACTCTGTTGTCCTGTGTTctgttcttctttccttccttttttgaaAATGCAAACTCTTCTGAGGCCCTGAAGGTCATGTAGAGGTAGAAAGACACCTTCCCAGTTTCCTGATTTCTTTGTTTTGTACTGTCCAGGACTTACCAGGTGTGATATCTTGGAGTTCTCTTTACCATTTCCCGCTCCGTTTCCATGTATCCATCCCTTGAATCATAAGAGCCTAGGCCTTCTAGAAAACACctgtcttccctttttgtttggTTCCCACTGCACGCTCTGGGCCCTGACTCGTGGAGGCCTCCTCACCAGTGGTCTCATCACTGCCCAGCACCCTCAGTGCCAGGGGCATTCAGGTGGGCAGTGCACCCAGGCAGCCCACTCCACATTTCTAGCCACTTGTGCGACTTCGTGCCATTCTGCACGTACAGGTGGGGGTTACTTGGACtttggagccaggctgcctgcaTGTGGATCTTGGCCACTAACTTACCAGATTTGTGACTTTGGAcaattatttaacctttctgtgcctcagtttccacacctCCAACAAGGGCATAGTACTGCTACCTGCTTTGTAGGGTGGTCACGCAGGTGCAGTGGGGTCACAGTTGTACCTGTGCTGGGGTAAATGTACTGTTGCTGTTTCCTCCTCGGGTCTCTTCATTGCTCTGTTCTCACCCCTTAACCTTTCCAGGCTCCTCAGTTCCCTCTAGCCTGCGTATTCCTGCTACTGAGAATGCCCCTCCTCTTTTTTCTGCTTCTCCAAACCCTCCCCATTCTTCAAGACCTAGCTCAAGTCCATTGTAACCTTTCTGCGGCTCCCCAGCCTTCAGGCCTTATTCGCGGGAACTCCTGCCAAGCCCAGAGATTGCTCAGTCCTTGGCCCCTAGTCACATGCTGTTTTGACATCTTTTGGTTGTTGGCTGACTTTGCTTGAGTTTGTCTTCCCTCCAACTGCTTAGTCTCATACATTTTTCTGTCCCCACACAGTGTCCAGCTCAtgtggggtgggtgggaggtTTGCAAACAGGAGGATGAAGCCATCTGGAGGAAAGGGTGGGCTTTGGGAAAGCTGGAGGGCTCCCTGCATGCTCACAGGCCTCTCTTCCTTCCGGCCCCACCTTCCAGGTGAGAACGAGGAGATCGCTGACCTGATGGAAGACATGGGTGTCCGGAGTGTAAGTAATTCCTGCTGAGCGGAGGGTAGGGGCCTCAGACCTAAGCCTTCTTTTTACCATTCCCCACACCTTTCCCCTATTCCCTCTCTACCTGCCCTCTTCCTGAGTGCTCGGTGGGTCTTAAAGGATGTGCATGGCGGGCAGCCAGGGGTTGTAGGTGCATATGTGGAGGAGGGTATGTGATGGCTCTGGGGGCGGGGGGCTTGGGTCACTCTGAagcactcgatggcacctaacaacaacaggctgaGGGTTGGGGTGCCCAGGCAGGGTGAGGGGTGGGTTCGGTGCAGAGAGGCTAAGCAGTGGATACCCGCTCTGCAGTCAGGACCTGGCAGGAGCCTCCCCTCTGTACTTCCTAGCTGTATGATCTGGGACAGTTGTTTGCCCTCTCTGAGCCTTCATTTCTTCAGCTGTAATTAGCAGAGGGCCTTTCATGCTCGATGCAGGTGACTGCTGCCTTTACTGTTGTCACTAACCAGGATGGTCATGTGCCCTTATTCACTAATTTCCTGTTTGGCTCTGTACAGAAAAAATACCAGAAGCTTAAGCGTCGCCAAGAGGCTGATGACGAGGAGCTGGAGATGCTGCCTCAGTACCAAGGTGAGGCTTCCGGTCTTCTCTCTCAGGACATGCTGTCCCCTGTCTCCTGCACTAGGCAGGGAGTTCTGGAGAGGGTGGCAGAGCCGTGAGGTTGTACAACCTGGTTGCACTCAGTTGGCACCCACAAAGACTGGCTGGTATATTACCCAAGACTGCTTGGGGGAGAGGCGGCCTGGGGCAAAGAAGTGAGAAGCATGGGAGTTAGATTTATACATGGAACCTCCAGCCCTCCGAGGAGCCTGAGCCTTCTCCTCTGCCCCTCACCCAGGCCTCCCATGAGGCTTGCAGCGTGCCCCAGCCCTGAGTCAGGCTGGGTGTGGAGAAGCCACTTCGGCCTGTTTTAAGGGTGAAATTGGGAGGGCTGGGATTGGGCCTGGCTGAGAGGTTCCCTTAGCATTTATCTCTGGGCCTCCAGGCTGACCTCTCCCCAGAGTAGCTGCTCAATGCCACAGGCGGCCTTTATTCTTcatctcccctcctccctcccagggcAGCCTCTGCAGGACCTTGGCTGTGCATCTGGAGGTCCAGGGGTTCCATGGGAACACCCTGATGCACAGCACCGATGTGTCCTTAGAGCTCTGGCATCCTAACCTGGCTAGAGAACCTCACAGCTCCTCCTTCTGGGGCCTCACACGCCGGGGCCCAGCTCACCTTCTCTGCTCTGAGGTGATGTGGTCCCGGAGAAGTACCAGACAAGGAGGCAGGAGGCCTGGGCATAGGACTATGTGCCCAGCTGCTGCTTAGCTGTGTGACATTGGCCTGGTCACACTATGAGCCTCTACTTCACCATCTTAGAGAGTCCTCCTGTGTCAGCACTGTAGGATTCCATCCACATCTGTGGGGATCCACGCTGGAAGTGACTAACCATGACCTTGGGCAGGCACCCTGCTCTCTAAGCCACAGTTTTCACATTTGTATGGTGGGATGCATacctgtttttctctctctcagtgtTGGTGGGAAGCACAAATGACACAAGGGGTAGGAAAGCCTGTGAAAAACTCTAAAgtgcctcattttacagatgaggctaaGAGGCTCCACAAAGTTGAGGTTGGGGCTGTTAAGTGGCACAGCTGGGAGTTGAACCTGGATCTGTGTGACCTCAAAGCCCATGTTCTTTCTCTGAGAACAAATGGAGCAGGTTTAGCTGTGAAGAGAGTGAGGTATTTTGTTAGTGGAGAATACGTATGTTCTGCAGGTCACTGATAGGTCTCTCAGGATTCTCGGTCGACCTGAGGAGCCCAGTGGGCTAATTGTCAAATCTCTGGACAGTCCCTCCTCGAGGAAGGTCTTTGTTCTTGGTTGGTAGGAGACAGAGCCAAGTTCGTGCCTCTCCCCACTTGTTCCCAGCCACTCTCTGAAGAGAAGGTACGCATCCCTTCTTCAGGTCGCAGGGTTGCAGGAGGCGGCTGCCCTGGCTCTGCCTGACTCAGGTCTCTGTTCTCCCTCTAGCTGGAGGCTCTGGCATCCATCGCCCTCTGGCCAAGAAAGCCACACCCGGGGCTGAATACAAGGCCAAGGTAGGAGCTAAAGGTGGGGGAGAGGGATCTCCTGGTGCTGCACAATGCTAGGAGGGCAAGGAAGAGGCCCTGCGGCCCAGGCAGAGCATCTGGGAAAGAGTAAGGGCAGCTGTGCCCGTCACTGTCCTCGAGAGGCACCTTTGTGGGTGAAGCCAGACCGaggaaggagaaggggagggggcATGCTGAGCTCTAGTTGGTACCTGAAGTTGGGGGCTTTTGTTGAATGGCCTTCCAGGGCTCTTTGGTGCCACCTATGGCAGAGAATGAAGGGAAGGGTAATGGCTCTGTCAAGTTGGGAGAGACTGGGGGGCAGGGGAGCAGGGGAACCCCACACTCCTAGCTGACTCTGTTTCTCTGGATGAGCAGAAAGCAAAAGGTGACATGAAGAAGAAAGGTCGGCTTGACCCCTATGCCTACATCCCCCTCAACAGAACCAAGCTCAACCGCAGGTACGCCTTTGTGCCGGGGCTAGAGGCTGGCGGTAGGGAGCTCAGTACTCCATGGAAGGGAGGGCCTCGTTCTCACTAAACTCTCAACTCAGTTGCTCAAGTCTCTTCCAgttttctatttttactttttaacatgcACCTACATATAGTTGGTGTGTACATATGACAAGAACCGCGTGTCTAGCATGGTATTGTGTCTCATAAACATTTCTCaagatgccctggtggtgcagtagttgagcactcagctgcttaacaaaaggttggcagctctaaCGCACCAACAgctgcatgggagaaaagacctggcgatcagtTCTGATAGaaattacagactaggaaaccccgtggggtagttctgctctgtcctgttggaattgactcaacggcacctgataacaacaaacATTTCCCAGTATCTGTACTCCACacagaaacctggtggcgtagtggttaagtgctacagctgctaaccaaagggtcggcagttcagatctgccaggtgctccttggaaacttcatggggcagttctactctgtcctgtagggtcgctatgagttggaatcgactcgatggcactgggtttggtttttggttttgggtgctCCACACAGTCATCATTTCTAACATCTTTGTGTAATTTGCTTTTCTAATTCTcccttattggagccctggttctGCAATGGTTaggcacctggctgctaaccgcaaggttggcagttcaaacccacccagcagctccaccagAAAtaaacctggaaatctgcttctgtaaagatgataaCCAAAAAAgacaatggggcagttttactctatgacatgaggttgctatgagtttgaatcgactcaacGTCACCCAACAACAAATGCCTTATTAGTGGGAAATTAgtgttgcttccaacttttggcCATTAATAACTAGGGCTCTTAGGGGGCA
This genomic window contains:
- the RRP12 gene encoding RRP12-like protein isoform X2; the protein is MTTMEAVESPESLAAVAYLLNLVLKRVPSPVLIKKFSDTSKAFMDIMSAQASSGSTSALRWVLSCLATLLRKQNLEAWSYPVTLQVYHGLLSFTVHGKPKIRKAAQHGVCSILKGSEFMFGEKAPAHHPAAVSTAKFCIQEIEKSGGSKEATTTLHMLTLLKDLLPSFPEGLVKSCSETLLRIMTLSHVLVTACAMQAFHSLFHAKPGPGTLTAELNAQIITALYDYVPSENDLQPLLAWLKVMEKAHINLVRLQRDLGLGHLARFFGTAMTCLLSPHSQVVAAATQSLKEILKECVAPHMASIGSVTSAAPGPAQYIAKMFRAVEEGLTYKFHAAWSSVLQLLCVFFEACGRQAHPVMKKCLQSLCDLRLSPHFPHTAALDQAVGAAVTSMGPEVVLQAVPLEIDGSEETLDFPRSWLLPVIRDHVQETRLGFFTTYFLPLANTLKSKAMELAQVGSTVESKIYDTLQWQIWTLLPGFCTRPTDVATSFKGLARTLGTAISERPDLRVTVCQALRTLITKGCEAEADRAEVSRFAKNFLPILFNLYGQPVATGDTPAPRRAVLETIKTYLTITEPQLVNGFLEKASEKVLDPASSDFTRLSVLDLVVALAPHADEAAISKLYSTIQPYLESKAHGVQKKAYRVLEEVCASPQGPGARFVQSHLDDLKKTLLDSLRSTSSPAKRPRLKCLIHIVRKLSAEHEEFIAALVPEVILCTKEVSVGARKNAFALLVEMGRAFLRFGSNQEEALQRYLVLIYPGLVGAVTMVSCSILALTHLLFEFKGLMGTSMVEQLLKNVCLLLASRTRDVVKSALGFIKVVVVIMDVAHLAKHVQLVMEAIGKLSDDMRRHFRMKLRNLFTKFMRKFGFELVKGLLPEEYHKVLVNIRKAEARAKRQRNLNQAAMEDEEEDEEAEPTQGKGDSIEEILADSEDEDDDEKQERSRGKEQRKLARQRSRAWLKEGGGDEPLNFLDPKVAQRVLATQPGPGRGKRKDHGFKVSADGRLIIREGDDGDQVEEEDGNKGENEEIADLMEDMGVRSKKYQKLKRRQEADDEELEMLPQYQAGGSGIHRPLAKKATPGAEYKAKKAKGDMKKKGRLDPYAYIPLNRTKLNRRKKVKLQGQFKGLVKAAQRGSQAGHKLRRKDRRRP